Proteins encoded in a region of the Streptomyces sp. NBC_01298 genome:
- a CDS encoding alpha/beta fold hydrolase, whose amino-acid sequence MTSPSSDSGTSGTPPTAATAVRIPLPGGREVTHRDVAANGARFHVAELGDGPLVLLLHGFPQFWWTWRHQMTALADAGYRAVAMDLRGVGGSDRTPRGYDPANLALDITGVVRSLGEPDAALVGHDLGGYLAWTAAVMRPKLVRRLVVSSMPHPRRWRSAMLSDFGQTRASSHIWGFQRPFVPERQLVADDGALVGELLRDWSGPRLPDEEDVAVYRRAMCIPSTAHCSVEPYRWMMRSMARPDGLQFNRRMKRPVRVPTLHLHGSLDPVMRTRSAAGSGQYVEAPYRWRLFDGLGHFPHEEDPAAFSAELVNWLKDPEPDR is encoded by the coding sequence ATGACCTCCCCCTCGTCGGATTCCGGCACGTCCGGTACGCCCCCCACCGCGGCCACGGCGGTCCGGATCCCCCTCCCCGGCGGGCGAGAAGTGACGCACCGGGACGTCGCGGCCAACGGGGCGCGGTTCCACGTCGCCGAGCTGGGTGACGGACCGCTGGTGCTGCTCCTGCACGGGTTCCCGCAGTTCTGGTGGACGTGGCGGCACCAGATGACCGCGCTGGCCGACGCGGGCTACCGGGCGGTCGCGATGGACCTGCGCGGGGTGGGCGGCAGCGACCGCACCCCCCGCGGCTACGACCCCGCCAACCTGGCGCTCGACATCACCGGGGTCGTACGGTCCCTCGGCGAGCCCGACGCGGCCCTCGTGGGGCACGACCTGGGCGGCTACCTCGCCTGGACGGCGGCGGTGATGCGGCCGAAGCTGGTGCGCCGGCTCGTGGTGTCCTCGATGCCGCATCCGCGCCGCTGGCGGTCCGCGATGCTGTCCGACTTCGGGCAGACCCGCGCCAGCTCGCACATCTGGGGCTTCCAGCGGCCGTTCGTGCCCGAGCGTCAGCTCGTCGCCGACGACGGGGCGCTCGTCGGTGAACTGCTCCGGGACTGGTCGGGCCCGCGGCTCCCCGACGAGGAGGACGTCGCGGTGTACCGGCGCGCGATGTGCATCCCCTCCACGGCGCACTGCTCGGTCGAGCCGTACCGCTGGATGATGCGGTCCATGGCCCGGCCCGACGGACTGCAGTTCAACCGGCGCATGAAGCGGCCGGTGCGGGTGCCCACGCTGCACCTGCACGGCTCGCTCGATCCGGTGATGCGGACGCGGAGCGCGGCGGGGTCGGGGCAGTACGTCGAAGCCCCGTACCGCTGGCGGCTCTTCGACGGGCTCGGGCACTTTCCGCACGAAGAGGACCCGGCGGCGTTCTCGGCGGAGCTGGTCAACTGGCTGAAGGATCCCGAGCCGGACCGCTGA
- a CDS encoding MarP family serine protease yields the protein MNVLDILLLLAAVWFAIVGYRQGFVVGILSVIGFLGGGLVAVSLLPLIWDRVTDNGTQVSTTVVIVAVVVIIICASIGQALTTHLGNKLRRHITWSPARALDATGGALVNVVAMLLVAWLIGSMVAGTSIPTLGKEVRNSKVLFGVSRVLPAQANTWFTDFSSTLARNGFPQVFSPFSNEPITEVKPPDPLLARSTVAEYAKQSIVKVVGTAPACSKVLEGTGFVFAPGKVMTNAHVVGGVGEPTVQVGGEGKLYDGKVVLYDWERDIAVLDVPRLKAPALEFTDKDAASGSDAIVAGFPENGSYDVRAARVRGRINATGPDIYHRGTVRRDVYSLYATVRQGNSGGPLLTPEGKVYGVVFAKSLDDPNTGYALTADEIREDIRSGATADRRVNSQGCAL from the coding sequence GTGAACGTGCTGGACATCTTGTTGCTGCTCGCCGCCGTATGGTTCGCGATCGTCGGCTACCGCCAGGGGTTCGTCGTCGGCATCCTGTCGGTGATCGGCTTCCTCGGCGGTGGTCTCGTCGCCGTGTCCCTGCTGCCCCTGATCTGGGACCGGGTCACCGACAACGGCACCCAGGTGTCCACCACGGTCGTCATCGTCGCCGTGGTCGTGATCATCATCTGTGCCTCGATCGGACAGGCGCTGACCACCCACCTGGGCAACAAGCTCCGGCGCCACATCACATGGTCCCCGGCCCGCGCGCTGGACGCGACGGGCGGCGCCCTGGTGAACGTGGTCGCGATGCTGCTGGTGGCCTGGCTGATCGGGTCCATGGTCGCCGGGACGTCCATTCCCACGCTGGGCAAGGAGGTCCGCAACTCCAAGGTGCTCTTCGGCGTCTCGCGGGTCCTTCCCGCGCAGGCGAACACCTGGTTCACGGACTTCAGTTCCACGCTGGCCCGCAACGGCTTCCCGCAGGTCTTCAGCCCCTTCTCCAACGAGCCGATCACCGAGGTCAAGCCGCCGGACCCGCTGCTCGCGCGCAGCACCGTGGCCGAGTACGCCAAGCAGTCGATCGTGAAGGTCGTCGGCACGGCGCCCGCGTGCAGCAAGGTCCTGGAGGGCACCGGCTTCGTCTTCGCGCCGGGCAAGGTGATGACCAACGCGCACGTCGTCGGCGGGGTCGGCGAACCGACCGTGCAGGTCGGCGGCGAGGGCAAGCTCTACGACGGCAAGGTCGTGCTCTACGACTGGGAGCGCGACATCGCCGTCCTGGACGTGCCCAGGCTGAAGGCGCCCGCGCTGGAGTTCACCGACAAGGACGCGGCGAGCGGCAGCGACGCCATCGTGGCGGGCTTCCCGGAGAACGGCTCGTACGACGTCCGCGCGGCGCGCGTGCGCGGCCGGATCAACGCCACCGGCCCGGACATCTACCACCGCGGAACCGTGCGGCGGGACGTCTACTCGCTGTACGCGACGGTCCGCCAGGGCAACTCCGGCGGCCCGCTGCTGACGCCCGAGGGCAAGGTGTACGGGGTCGTCTTCGCGAAGTCCCTCGACGACCCCAACACCGGTTACGCCCTGACCGCGGACGAGATCCGCGAGGACATCCGGTCCGGTGCGACGGCGGACCGGCGGGTCAACAGCCAGGGTTGCGCCCTCTGA
- a CDS encoding NUDIX hydrolase — protein sequence MTEATQNRRADTAVPGAATAHGAPYETRRGRRGSIDLRTQGLPGWLDPVVEAARTVRPTQLSRFLPPEDGRGRQSAVLILFGEGPRGPELLLMERAGTLRSHPGQPSFPGGALDLEDGDPRTTGPLRAALREAEEETGLDPAGVQLFGVLPPLYIPVSEFVVTPVLGWWRAPSPVGVVDPAETARVFTVPVADLTDPQHRVTVVHPGGFQGPAFTVESALVWGFTAGVIDRILHFAGWERPWDRSREVPLDWRA from the coding sequence ATGACAGAGGCCACGCAGAACCGCCGGGCGGACACCGCCGTGCCCGGCGCAGCCACCGCGCACGGGGCCCCGTACGAGACAAGGCGCGGCCGGCGCGGAAGCATCGACCTCCGCACCCAGGGCCTGCCCGGCTGGCTGGACCCCGTCGTCGAGGCGGCCCGGACGGTCCGGCCCACCCAGCTGAGCCGGTTCCTGCCCCCGGAGGACGGCCGCGGCCGCCAGTCCGCCGTACTGATCCTCTTCGGCGAGGGCCCGCGCGGCCCCGAGCTGCTGCTGATGGAGCGCGCGGGCACCCTGCGCTCGCACCCCGGCCAGCCCTCCTTCCCCGGCGGCGCCCTCGACCTCGAGGACGGCGACCCGCGCACCACCGGCCCGCTGCGGGCCGCCCTGCGCGAGGCCGAGGAGGAGACCGGTCTGGATCCGGCCGGGGTCCAGCTCTTCGGTGTGCTGCCCCCGCTCTACATCCCGGTCAGCGAGTTCGTCGTGACCCCGGTGCTCGGCTGGTGGCGCGCCCCCAGCCCGGTGGGCGTGGTCGACCCGGCCGAGACCGCCCGCGTCTTCACGGTGCCCGTGGCCGATCTCACGGACCCCCAGCACCGGGTCACCGTCGTGCACCCCGGTGGCTTCCAGGGCCCGGCCTTCACCGTGGAATCGGCTCTGGTCTGGGGTTTCACCGCCGGGGTGATCGACCGGATCCTGCACTTCGCCGGCTGGGAGCGCCCCTGGGACCGGTCCCGGGAAGTCCCGCTCGACTGGCGCGCATGA
- the nth gene encoding endonuclease III yields the protein MAESKVKKAGAKPESHLAMVRRARRINRELAEVYPYAHPELDFRNPFELLVATVLSAQTTDLRVNQTTPALFAAYPTPEDMAGADPEALEEIIRPTGFFRAKSKSLLGLSQALRDNFGGEVPGRIEDLVTLPGVGRKTANVVLGNAFGVPGITVDTHFGRLVRRWKWTEQEDPEKVEAEICAIFPKSEWTMLSHRVVFHGRRICHSRKPACGACPIAPLCPAYGEGETDPEKAAKLLKYEKGGQPGQRLSPPPDYPGLPAPARPGPADA from the coding sequence ATGGCAGAGAGCAAGGTCAAGAAGGCCGGGGCGAAGCCGGAAAGCCATCTGGCGATGGTGCGGCGGGCGCGCAGGATCAACCGCGAGCTGGCGGAGGTCTATCCGTACGCGCACCCGGAGCTCGACTTCCGCAACCCCTTCGAGCTGCTGGTCGCCACCGTCCTGTCCGCGCAGACCACCGACCTGCGCGTGAACCAGACGACCCCGGCCCTCTTCGCCGCGTACCCGACCCCCGAGGACATGGCCGGAGCCGATCCGGAGGCGCTGGAGGAGATCATCCGGCCGACCGGGTTCTTCCGGGCGAAGTCCAAGTCCCTGCTCGGCCTCTCGCAGGCGCTGCGCGACAACTTCGGCGGCGAGGTGCCCGGCCGGATCGAGGACCTGGTCACGCTCCCCGGGGTCGGCCGCAAGACGGCGAACGTGGTCCTCGGCAACGCCTTCGGCGTCCCCGGCATCACGGTCGACACCCACTTCGGCCGGCTGGTGCGGCGCTGGAAGTGGACCGAGCAGGAGGACCCGGAGAAGGTCGAGGCGGAGATCTGCGCGATCTTCCCGAAGAGCGAGTGGACGATGCTGTCGCACCGCGTCGTCTTCCACGGCCGCCGGATCTGCCATTCCCGCAAGCCCGCCTGCGGGGCCTGCCCGATCGCACCGCTCTGCCCGGCCTACGGGGAGGGCGAGACCGATCCGGAGAAGGCGGCGAAGCTCCTGAAGTACGAGAAGGGCGGCCAGCCCGGCCAGCGGCTGTCTCCGCCCCCGGACTACCCGGGCCTCCCGGCGCCGGCCCGGCCGGGCCCGGCGGACGCCTGA
- a CDS encoding Crp/Fnr family transcriptional regulator produces MDDVLRRAPLFAALDDEQAAELRASMGEVTLARGDALFHEGDPGDRLYVVTEGKVKLHRTSPDGRENMLAVLGPGELIGELSLFDPGPRTATATALTEVKLLGLGHGDLQPWLNARPEVATALLRAVARRLRKTNDQMSDLVFSDVPGRVARALLDLSRRFGVQSEEGIHVVHDLTQEELAQLVGASRETVNKALADFAGRGWLRLEARAVILLDVERLAKRSR; encoded by the coding sequence GTGGACGACGTACTGCGGCGTGCCCCGCTCTTCGCGGCGCTCGATGACGAGCAGGCCGCGGAGCTCCGCGCCTCCATGGGCGAGGTGACCCTCGCACGCGGTGACGCACTGTTCCACGAGGGCGACCCCGGTGACCGGCTCTACGTCGTCACCGAGGGCAAGGTGAAGCTGCACCGCACCTCCCCCGACGGCCGCGAGAACATGCTGGCCGTCCTCGGCCCCGGAGAGCTGATCGGCGAGCTGTCGCTGTTCGACCCGGGCCCGCGCACCGCCACCGCCACCGCGCTGACCGAGGTCAAGCTGCTGGGTCTGGGTCACGGAGACCTCCAGCCCTGGCTGAACGCCCGGCCCGAGGTGGCGACCGCGCTGCTGCGCGCCGTCGCGCGGCGCCTGCGCAAGACCAACGACCAGATGTCCGACCTGGTCTTCTCCGACGTTCCGGGCCGCGTGGCCCGTGCGCTCCTCGACCTGTCGCGCCGCTTCGGCGTGCAGTCGGAGGAGGGCATCCACGTCGTGCACGACCTCACGCAGGAGGAGCTGGCCCAGCTCGTCGGCGCGTCGCGCGAGACCGTGAACAAGGCCCTGGCCGACTTCGCGGGACGCGGATGGCTCCGCCTGGAGGCTCGCGCGGTGATCCTGCTGGACGTGGAGCGGCTGGCGAAGCGGTCCCGCTGA